TAATTTAGACTCACTCCCTAAATGCTATACCAAGTGCTTTATATAAAGGACTCAAAACCTCTGCTTAAATGCTTGCTTTCTGAGCAAGGGCTCTCTCTGCTGACATAAGCCAATAAGAATGGCAATGTGGAGGTAAAGCCAGAAGCACCAACTTCAACTCTTTTGCTACTTTCCAACTTGTAAATGATTGGTTTGGAGTCTTATTCTGTAGATCCCATAGGGAAGGCCTAGAATCAGTTTACAGAATGACAGAAGGTTGTAATTCACATAAGAAACAATTTATCAGAACTGCTTCAAGATGAAATGGTtggctactgtatagcacagggaactatattcaatatcctgtgataaaccataatggaaaagaatatgaaagagattatatgtatgtataactaattTCTGCcatagagcagaaattaacacattgtaaatcaattctacttcaataaaataaagtttttgtaaaaaaagaTTGAATGGTTGGGACTGGAAAGCAATGAGTTCTCTGTCACTGGAGGTATTCAAGAAAAGACTGAATAACCCCTTTACAAAATTACTGCATATCAGatggggaggaaaaagagaagagccCTGAGATTCTTCCCAACAGTGACACTGGGAGATTCTGAAATGGGTGTTCTTTGAGCTGTCTCTCTAGTCATGCGGAATGGGTTTACACTGAATCATCTCCTCTCTTCCCTGGATTCCCTTGACCCCAAGAGTCCTCTGGCCAGGATTGGGGTAGAGTCCGCGGCCAGGAAACATAACGAAGTTAATACTCTTACAGAGACTGAACCCATGACTTTGGTTCTCATTAGCTCCGTCCTCTAACCCCCCCAACTTCACAGGCACATTTCCGATAGGCAGCAGCAAAATTAacgagagagacagagagagagagagagagagagagagagagagagagagagagagagggagggagggggagagcacCTCACACCAGGCAAAGTGATGTAATCCAATGACAACTATTTCATCATGATAACTTTGTACTCCTGTTTAAGAATGAAGTTTTCAGgggtgataaaaattaaaatgctggtTTTGAAGTATTCTGAGTGAGAAATTTTCTATCAAAGCCAGAGGAAATGTTATGCAAAAGGATTTGCAGCTTCCACCATGACAGACATAAATCTCACATATTAATAGATTTGACCTAGTTGCAATCATAGCTTCATTCTCCTCTTGTCTCCCTCCCATGTTTATTCTGTATTTGGCTAGCTCACTCTGAGAGTCCACAGGATATCCGTGGATATGCAAAAAGAATGAGAAGTAGGCAGTTAGCATGataataaacagaaatgaaaataaactggGCTCGAAGATCTTTCAGTGTTGCTAACGACTTTAAATTATTAGGGAGATACGTGCGGTAGATTTTACTCCTTTCTGCTGGTGGACGCCGCCGAGTAAGCATCGCTGACGTCTTCCCCCCCGCTCCACTGCCGTCATGTCTAAGTCAGAGTCACCCAAAGAGCCCGAACAGCTGCGGAAGCTCTTCGTCGGAGGTTTGAGCGTTGAAACAACCGATGAGGGTCTGAGGAGCCATTGTGAGCAGTGGGGAACGCTCACAGATTGTGTGGTAATGAGGGATCCAAGCACCAAGCGCTCCAGAGGCTTCGGGGTTGTCACGTATGCCACTGTGGAGGAGGTGCACGCGGCCATGAGTGCAAAGCCACGCGAGGTGGACGGAAGAGCTGTGGAACCAAAGAGGGCCGTCTCAAGACAAGATTCTCAAAGACCTGGTGCCCACTTAACTGTGAAGAAGGTTTTTGTTGGTGGCATTAAAGAAGACACTGAAGAACATCACCTAAGAGATTCTTTTGAACAGCAGGGGAAAACTGAAGTGATGGAAATCATGAGTGATCGAGGCAGTGGCAAAAAGAGAGGCTTTGCTTTCGTAACCTTTGATGACCATGACTCCGTAGACAAGACTGTCACTCAGAAATACCACACTGTGAACGGCCACAACTGTGAAGTAAGGAAAGCCCTATCTCAGCAAGAGATGGCTAGTGCCTCATCCAGCCAAAGAGGTCGAAGTGGTTCTGGAAACTTTGGTGGTGGTCGCGGAGGTGGTTTTGGTGGGAATGACAACTCTGGTCGTGGAGGAAACCTCAGTGGTCGAGGTGGCTTTGGTGGCAGCCGCGGTGGTGGTGGAGatggtggcagtggggatggcTACAATGGATTCGGTAACGGTGGAAGCGATTTTGGAGGTGGTGGAGGCTACAAAGATTTTGGCAGTTACAACAATCAATCTTCAAATTTTGGACCCGtgaaaggaggaaactttggaggcAGACGTTCTGGCCCCTATGGTGGTGGAGGCCAATACTTTGCCAAACCCCGAAACCAAGGCGGCTATGGTggttccagcagcagcagtagctatgGCAGTGGCAGAAGGTTTTGAGTACTGCCAGGAAACAAAGCtcagcaggagaggagagccagagaagcGACGGGGAAGCTACAGGTTACAACAGATCTGTGAACTCAGCCAAGCACAGTGGTGGCAGGGCCTAGCTGctacaaagaagacatgtttTAGACAATACTCATGTGTATGGGCAAAAAAGCTCGGGGACTGTATTTGTGACTAATTGTATAACaggttattttagtttctgttctgtggaaagtgtaaagcattccaacaaagggttttaatgtagatttttttttttttttttttttttttgcacccatGCTGTTGATTGCTAAATGTAATAGTCTGATCATGACGctgaataaatgtgtctttttttaaaatgtgctgtgTAAAGTTAGTCTACTCTGAAGCCATTTTGGTAAACTACCCCAACAGTGTGAAGTTAGTATTCCTTCAGGGTGATGCCAGGTtccattcaaaatttatttacaacCTGCTCTGGTGGAGAAGCTATTGTCTTCCGAAACCTTGGTGTAGTTGAACTGACAGTTACTGTGTTGTGACCTGGAGTTCACCGTGAAAAGGGTCACCCGAGCAAAGTCATGGAGTTTTTTGATTATTAATATGATTGCTGGCGCATCCTATGCAATATATCTAAATTGGATTATGGTACCAGATATAGATGGGAATGCAGCTTGTGTATCATCCATTATCATGtgtaataaataaacaatttaataccctcaaaataaataaataaataaataaataaattattagggCTTGCAAATTATTAGTCTTTATTACTCTTGCTGTCTCCAATTTAAGATCATACATTAGATTATCTCATTACATAGTTAGACCTTCAATTATGCTTGATGATGGCAAATATGAAAAGGCATTCACTGGGCTACCTGTTGAATTTCCTATCACCCTCCCCTCAACTAAGGAAGAGCTGTAATGAATCTGCTTAGCAAATCTCTTTGAACTTTAGAGTCACACAGGAACTCAGAAAGCATCTAACTCAGAAATTCTCAATTTTCCCATGAACACCGTAGAATCTGAGGAAAGCCACAGACACTTTTTCAGAACACTGCACATAcgtatttacacacacacacacacacacacacacacacacacacatatatacacaatttgCATACAGTTGCCTGGAGCTTAGAGACTGCCATGAAGCCCATCCATGGAGCCCAGATTAAGAAATGTTCCCATGCAGACTTTTCCTTTGAAAGACAAGGAAGCTAAGTGTAAAGACCTATCTAGATTGATCTTCCCAGAGATGCTGTCCCAATTgcaatctgatttaaaaagacaattctaaaaagaaactgaagacatgAGGTTTAAGAGATgtcacctggggcttccctggtggcgcagcggttgcgcgtccgcctgccgatgcaggggagccgggttcgcgccccggtccgggaggatcccacgtgccgcggagcggctgggcccgtgagccatggccgctgggcctgcgcgtccggagcctgtgctccgcaacgggagaggccacggcagggagaggtccgcataccacaaaaaaaaaaaaagagatgtcacCTGATTTAAGAAACACTATGAATAAACTTTGAGAGTCAGGAGTCATTATAAAATGTGGGACGTGCATATATATCTTCTAAGTGGAATATCATTTTTACGTGACATGTCCAAAGAAGAACAACGGCCCTTCGACCTGCTAAACTTGCTAcacattcttttatttcacaccgtcatgtatattttaacatataagtCTACACTTTCCTTCCtgctagtttcttttaaaattgcagatatcagtttaattatattttcctccCGTTCTAAGGAAGGCCTACAAAGGTGCTGTTTGTATGGTTACCTGTTTGTCTATTTGCTTGAGGAAATAAATTTAGTGTGGACCCACTGATACATGAAAAGGTTTTCACCTTGCAGTTGAGCTTCTTGAAGAGCAAAGTGAAG
This window of the Physeter macrocephalus isolate SW-GA chromosome 21, ASM283717v5, whole genome shotgun sequence genome carries:
- the LOC102988741 gene encoding heterogeneous nuclear ribonucleoprotein A1-like, whose protein sequence is MSKSESPKEPEQLRKLFVGGLSVETTDEGLRSHCEQWGTLTDCVVMRDPSTKRSRGFGVVTYATVEEVHAAMSAKPREVDGRAVEPKRAVSRQDSQRPGAHLTVKKVFVGGIKEDTEEHHLRDSFEQQGKTEVMEIMSDRGSGKKRGFAFVTFDDHDSVDKTVTQKYHTVNGHNCEVRKALSQQEMASASSSQRGRSGSGNFGGGRGGGFGGNDNSGRGGNLSGRGGFGGSRGGGGDGGSGDGYNGFGNGGSDFGGGGGYKDFGSYNNQSSNFGPVKGGNFGGRRSGPYGGGGQYFAKPRNQGGYGGSSSSSSYGSGRRF